GTGCAGGTCGCACTCGTGGCGTTCGCCGGCGGTATGACCGCCGGCATCCTGACGGGCTGGTCGATGCTGCAGAACGGCCTGCTGCTCGGCGCGCTGGCGGGAGCGGCGGCGAAGTCGGGCCAGGCGCTCGCGTTCTGGTCGCTGATCGTGCCGCATGGCTCGCTCGAACTGCCCGCGATCGTGCTCGCGGGCGGGTCGGGGCTCATGCTGGCGCGCGCGATCCTGTTCCCGGGCGACCTGCCACGGGCCGCGTCGCTGAGGCGCGCCGCGGGCGAGGCGGTGCGCATCGTGCTCGGCGCGCTGCCGCTCTTCCTGCTCGCGGGGCTCGTGGAGGGGTTCTTCACGCCGAGCGCCACCGATCCGGTGCTCAAGCTCGGAGTCGGCACAGCACTCGCTGCGGCGTTCGTCGCCTACGTGCTGCTCACGGGCCGCGGCGAGCCGGAGGCCTGAGCCGTACGGCCGCATGAGGCCGGTGCGGTCCTACGCCTCCGGGCGCATGTGCGGGAAGAGCAGGACGTCGCGGATCGACGCGCTGTCGGTCAGCAGCATGACGAGCCGGTCGATGCCGATGCCCAGTCCGCCGGCGGGCGGCATCCCGTACTCCTGCGCGCGCAAGTAGTCCTCGTCGACCCACATCGCCTCGGCGTCTCCGGCTTCCTTCGCCGCGGCCTGCGCCTCGAAACGAGCACGCTGGTCGACCGGGTCGACAAGCTCCGAGAACGCGTTCGCGAACTCGCGGCCCGTGATGATGAGTTCGAAGCGGTCGCACACCTCCGGGTCGTCGTCGTTGCGGCGTGCGAGTGGAGACGTCTCCGCGGGGTAGTGCGTCACGAAGATCGGCTGCACGAGCGTGCCCTCGACGAGCTTCTCGAACAGCTCCGTGAGCAGCTTGCCCGGCCCCCAGCCCTGCTCGACCGGGACCTCGTGCCGCTCACAGAGCGTTGCCAGCTCCGCGAGCGGGGTGTGCACGGAGACCTCGC
This Actinomycetota bacterium DNA region includes the following protein-coding sequences:
- a CDS encoding stage II sporulation protein M yields the protein MQVALVAFAGGMTAGILTGWSMLQNGLLLGALAGAAAKSGQALAFWSLIVPHGSLELPAIVLAGGSGLMLARAILFPGDLPRAASLRRAAGEAVRIVLGALPLFLLAGLVEGFFTPSATDPVLKLGVGTALAAAFVAYVLLTGRGEPEA